Proteins encoded in a region of the Kwoniella shivajii chromosome 3, complete sequence genome:
- a CDS encoding 60S ribosomal protein L25 yields MAPSNKASAKPQDAKAKSAKKAALKGTSSGAVRKVRTSVSFHRPNTLRLPRAPRYPRKSVPHLPRMDQFRTIQHPLNTESAMKKIEEHNTLVFIVDIKSNKRNIKDAVKKLYDVDAAKVNTLIRPDGKKKAYVRLTADFDALEVANKIGFI; encoded by the exons ATGGCTCCTTCCAACAAGG CCTCGGCCAAACCCCAAGATGCTAAAGCCAAATCAGCTAAAAAAGCAGCACTCAAAGGAACATCTTCTGGAGCCGTAAGAAAAGTACGAACTTCAGTTTCTTTCCATCGACCCAACACACTTCGATTACCTCGTGCTCCTCGATACCCCCGAAAATCCGTTCCTCACCTTCCTCGAATGGATCAATTCAGAACCATCCAACATCCTCTTAACACCGAATCTGCCATGAAAAAAATCGAAGAACACAACACCCTCGTtttcatcgttgatatcaaatcaaacaagAGAAACATCAAAGATGCCGTTAAAAAACTCTACGATGTTGATGCCGCCAAGGTCAACACCCTTATCAG ACCCGACGGTAAGAAGAAGGCTTACGTTAGATTGACCGCCGACTTCGACGCTCTTGAGGTTGccaacaag ATCGGTTTCATTTAA